The Providencia sp. PROV188 genome includes a region encoding these proteins:
- a CDS encoding DUF6453 family protein, translating into MSDDYGLFVNPKDGGKPIEITNKTFPLSFIKKITVDPWSGDKYNKVKSFNIPGLSKYDVVIVPMSICQFNAYGYVSKVLISRWWVDGDTFRCEYSQIDWGGGWLPGNDGESHFMLFGTLKDVPKNTYGLFINSLDGAIDNFRGITQESDLSYCVFREKIRLTDRQKWSIPATIPNRDSACVFMRPASSSHVLRYDRANKQVWSNGAGDVYIVIFSYGLNLQPADGLTIWNSAGKVTYSSDYVPFVKNGHQLTLNKNSATSSFAAPMFTFDTPSPWVEEERDSYNIFAGGYKVSGNKLIGARLWTIGSYPIYTGSSMDIYDQKIIYGGSYAIDLNDYF; encoded by the coding sequence ATGAGTGATGATTATGGATTATTTGTAAATCCCAAGGATGGCGGTAAACCGATTGAAATCACGAACAAAACATTCCCCCTTTCATTCATTAAAAAAATCACCGTCGATCCGTGGTCTGGTGATAAATACAATAAAGTGAAAAGCTTTAATATCCCCGGACTGTCAAAGTACGACGTTGTAATTGTGCCAATGTCAATATGTCAGTTTAATGCTTATGGCTATGTATCTAAAGTTTTAATTAGTCGATGGTGGGTGGATGGGGATACGTTCAGATGTGAGTATAGCCAGATAGACTGGGGTGGCGGATGGTTACCAGGTAATGATGGGGAGTCTCACTTCATGTTATTTGGCACCCTGAAAGATGTACCTAAAAATACCTATGGTCTGTTTATTAATAGCCTTGATGGTGCAATCGACAATTTTAGGGGGATAACGCAAGAAAGTGATTTATCGTACTGTGTATTTAGAGAAAAAATTCGCTTAACTGACCGGCAAAAATGGTCAATTCCTGCCACTATCCCGAACCGTGATTCAGCCTGTGTTTTTATGCGTCCTGCATCGTCAAGCCATGTATTGAGATATGACCGGGCAAATAAACAGGTATGGTCTAATGGGGCAGGTGATGTATACATTGTTATTTTTTCATACGGGCTCAATTTGCAACCAGCAGATGGGCTAACTATATGGAATAGTGCAGGCAAAGTGACGTACAGCTCTGATTACGTCCCATTCGTTAAAAATGGACATCAACTTACACTTAACAAAAATTCAGCGACGAGCTCATTCGCAGCGCCAATGTTTACATTTGATACGCCATCGCCTTGGGTTGAAGAAGAAAGGGATTCATACAACATATTTGCCGGCGGTTATAAAGTTTCTGGAAATAAGCTCATTGGTGCTCGTTTGTGGACGATTGGAAGTTACCCAATATACACAGGGTCATCAATGGATATCTATGACCAAAAAATAATCTACGGCGGCAGCTACGCCATAGACCTCAACGACTACTTCTAA